TTGAGCTAAGTTGCGTAGCGTTGCAATTTCTTCAACCGACTTACCATCTTTGAACAACTTAAAAGATTCTTCATTGGTGCTTCCTTTAACAGGTTTAGGTTTGACTTCTTTTATCTTTTTGGTAGGCTCTCCTGGTTGATACTTGTTATAATAATCTGCGTTTGTACTAAACCGTAAGTCGCCATATTTTGAAGACTGCAAACGTTGTAACTGTTGCCACAACAATCCTTCTATAGTTACTACCTCTTCTTTGTACTTCTTGATCTTAGTAGCATGTTGCAATGATTGAATATGTTGCTGGATCGGCTCCAGTAAATGAGTAGCCAATTCTTGTGAAAAGTATTCAACCGCCTTGGACATGCGCTCTTGCAATGATTTAGTTTCGCCTGAGGTATGTGCCTGTTCAACTAGTTTATCTAATTGCATTTTAAATTTTCTACCCACATCATTCAGTTCAATAGCTTTTTGTTTTGCGGCATCAGCCATCAACAAAGCAGCTTGCAAATAGGGAATCTTTTTACTTTCCAGTGTAATGACCCAATGATGTAGTAGTTGAACAGCTTTTGTAAAATCAAACAGCTTTTGTAAAGCCAATGACCAAGTGTGATACTTTTCTTTTTCGAGTACTTGTTCCAAAACAACTAGCTCTGTTTCCTGACGAGCATACTCCAACACTCGTTTATCGGTAGCAATACTATACGGCACAATCCGTGACTTCAAAACTATACCATCCATAGAAGTACAACGGCTTAATGCAACATACACCTGTCCAGGCGCAAAGGAAGAACCGGCATCAATAATTGCTTTGTCGAACGTAAGGCCCTGGCTTTTGTGAACTGTAATAGCCCATGCTAAACGAATAGGATATTGCGTGAAAGAACCTAATTCTTCTTCATCAATTTCATCGTTCTCTTTATTATAGATGTAGCGGATGTTTTTCCAGGTTTCCTTTTCCAGAACAAAGTTTTCATTGCTATCTGGAAAACGAATCGTTATCTCGTCTTTAAAAATGTTTTGAACAAAAGCAATCTTACCATTGTAATACCGCTTCTCTGAACTGGTATCATTTTTAATAAACATTACCTGGGCGCCAACCTTTAACTGAAGCGCTAGATCTGTGGGCAACGCTTTTTCAGAAAAGTCATCTTTGATGACAGCATTGAAGGTGTGAACGGGTCCTGACAAACGTTGCAGTTCCGTAGCGTTTATTGCATCTGCTGTTCTGTTGTGTGTAGTAATTGTAATATAAGTATCGTCCGGAACGAATGCAGGATTATAAAGTGCATTAAGATTATCAAAGTCTTCTTTATAAACTTGGTTATTACGAATACGATTTAAGATGTCAATGAAGTTTTGCTCACTTTGACGGTAAATCTTTTTCAGTTCAATATAAAGAGGCTTGGCATCGGCAATTGCTTTAGCACTAAAGAAAAAAGGACTCTCGTAATAGTCTTTTAAAATATTCCATTCCTGTTCCGGCACTACTGGCGGCAATTGAAACAGATCGCCAATATAGACTACCTGCACACCACCGAAAGGTGTATCAGGTTGTTTGCGGAAATGCCTTAGGATAGTATCAATAGCATCTAACATATCGCAGCGCATCATACTTACTTCATCTATAATAAGCAATTCGGCTTCTTGTAATAGCTGCCGCTTGTTGGAAGTAAAATGAATGTTTTTGAATAAGCTATGTTTATCATTGATCTCAACATAACCAATGACACCATCTCTTTGGATGTGACCAGGAATAAATGTACCGCGTGGTAATTGAAAAAAAGAATGCATGGTAACACCACCGGCATTAATAGCTGCCACACCTGTAGGTGCAACAATTACTGCATTCTTTTGCGTATGTTCCTTAATGTAACGAAGGAATGTGGTTTTACCGGTACCAGCTTTTCCAGTAAGAAAAATATGGCGTGAAGTGTCATTTACAAGATTAACTGCCAGCTGGAAAAGGGTATTTGTTTCGTCGCTTTTTTGCATACTCATCTCCTATAAATTTACTACAACCCTAGCAGAAAAGCTGTTGATAAATACCTAATTAAGAAGAGTTTAAAATGTGTCTGCATATCATAAAAAAAGCCACTTCGTAATGTGA
This genomic interval from Flavisolibacter tropicus contains the following:
- a CDS encoding helix-turn-helix domain-containing protein, translating into MSMQKSDETNTLFQLAVNLVNDTSRHIFLTGKAGTGKTTFLRYIKEHTQKNAVIVAPTGVAAINAGGVTMHSFFQLPRGTFIPGHIQRDGVIGYVEINDKHSLFKNIHFTSNKRQLLQEAELLIIDEVSMMRCDMLDAIDTILRHFRKQPDTPFGGVQVVYIGDLFQLPPVVPEQEWNILKDYYESPFFFSAKAIADAKPLYIELKKIYRQSEQNFIDILNRIRNNQVYKEDFDNLNALYNPAFVPDDTYITITTHNRTADAINATELQRLSGPVHTFNAVIKDDFSEKALPTDLALQLKVGAQVMFIKNDTSSEKRYYNGKIAFVQNIFKDEITIRFPDSNENFVLEKETWKNIRYIYNKENDEIDEEELGSFTQYPIRLAWAITVHKSQGLTFDKAIIDAGSSFAPGQVYVALSRCTSMDGIVLKSRIVPYSIATDKRVLEYARQETELVVLEQVLEKEKYHTWSLALQKLFDFTKAVQLLHHWVITLESKKIPYLQAALLMADAAKQKAIELNDVGRKFKMQLDKLVEQAHTSGETKSLQERMSKAVEYFSQELATHLLEPIQQHIQSLQHATKIKKYKEEVVTIEGLLWQQLQRLQSSKYGDLRFSTNADYYNKYQPGEPTKKIKEVKPKPVKGSTNEESFKLFKDGKSVEEIATLRNLAQSTIIGHLSTYVAKGELDVEALIEKDKVQPILSVIAEVGAESMNAIKSKLGDEFSFSDIKLVLGHHTWKLQQENAKETA